The Lipingzhangella halophila genome segment AGCAGGTCGCCAGTGACGAGTTCGTCTCGGCGGTGCGCTCAGCACCCGACTCGGTGTTCCGGCCGCTGGACGGCGCCCGGTTCGAAGCGCCCTACCGGCACCCGCACAAGATCTGGGGAATCGGGCTGAACTACGTCGAGCACGCCGCGGACCTCACCGAGTCCGTCCCCGACGAGCCGGCCTCGTTCATGAAGGGCGACCACACCATCATCGGCGCGGAGGAGCCCATCCCGATCCCCGCCCAGAGCGAGCGGGTCACCGCCGAGGCCGAGCTGGGCCTGGTCATGGGGCGGCACTGCTACGGCGTCGACGAGGGCTCCGCGCTGGAGCACGTCTGGGGGGTGTGCACCGTGCTGGACCAGACCACCGAGGACATCCTCGCCCGCAATCCCCGCTTCCTCACCCGCAGCAAGAACTTCCCGGGCTTCTTCTCCTTCGGTCCGGCCATCGTGCCGCTGTCCGAGGTGGGCCCGCTGGCCGACCTGGAGGTCAGCACGCTGCTCAACGGCGAGGTGCACCGCAAGAACAGGGTCGCGCTCATGCGGTACTCCCCGGAGTTCCTGGTGGCGTTCCACAGCCAGGTGATGCCGTTCTTCCCGGGGGACCTGCTGTCGACCGGCACGCCCGGCGCGGCGCACATCCGCGCGGGCGACCGCGCCGGCTGCGTGATCCCGGGGGTGGGCGAGCTGTCCAACCCGGTCACCGGGGCGTAGCGCCTCGTTCCCCGGGTCGGGGACGGCGAAGTTGGGACACGGCAGCGGGCGCTCTTCCCCGGCGCCCGCTGCCGCACACGCCCTGGATCCCGGCGACCGCGCCAGGTCGGTCAACGCACTCGGAGACCCGGCCGGCGAAGACGCCATTGGGCGGACCTGGACGTGACGAACATTACTCGCGCCGCTCGGTGGCGGCGGCTACGCGTCCTCGCAGAGTCCGCGGACGCCCTCGACGGTGGCCCGCATGTTGGTCTGCAGCGCTTCCCGCCGGACGCTGATGGCCTTCTCCTTCTTGTCCGGGTTGCGCGCGATGAAGTCGTCCAGCGGCGTGAAGGCGGGCCCCGTCCGCACGTGGTGGCGCAGCAGGGTCGCCCCGGACGACTCCGGAACCAGGTCGAACCGCCAGGTGGCGAGCGCATCCTCCGCGCCGACGACCCGCCAGACGAAGGCCCGCGGCGGGTCGAACTCCGCCACCTCGGATACGGTGCTCCACTCCCCGAGCCGCGTGTTGTGGTTGTGGCCGGTGAAGCGCGCCCCGACACTCGGCGCGGTGGCGCCGTCGAGCCACTCCACCTTCTGCAGCTCCCCGCTGAACCGGGCGGGAACGGTGATGTCGGAGACGAACTCCCAGACGTTCTCGGGCGCGGCGGCGATGCGGGCCTCGACCTCGACCGCGAGGGGATGGACATTCGTGGGCATACGCGTGCTCCTCGGGCGGGGAGTGGGATGGCGGGGGGATTCGCTATCCCGAGTGAGTTCCGTTCTGAAACTTACTCGGTCGCACGCCGGAACTCAACGGTTAGGCTCGGCCCATGAAGTGGAGCGAGATCGGCGGCACCCCCTGCTCGGTAGCGCGGGCGCTCTCGGTGGTCGGCGACCGGTGGGTGATGCTGGTACTGCGCGAGGCGTTCCTGGGTGTGCGGCGCTTCGAGGACTTCCACGCGCGCATCAACATGTCGCGGCGCGTCCTCGCCGAGCGCCTGGCCGCGCTCGTGGACGAGGGAATCCTGGAACGCCGTGCCTACAGCGACCGGCCCGAACGCTTCGAGTACCGGCTCACCGCCAAGGGACGCGACCTCTACCCGGTGATCACGGCCCTGCTGACCTGGGGCGACCGCTGGATGGCGGATCCGGAGGGCCCGGCGGTGGAGCTCGTGCACAACCCGTGCGGCACAGCCATCCACCCCGTTCAGGCGTGCCCCCAGTGCGGCGGGGAGCTCCACCCCCGCGATATGACGCCGGTGGTCAAGCGGGACCTGGGCGCGGCCTGAGGAACGGGGCACCAGCCCTCGGGGGACTTCCGGAGGCGGCGTACCAGCGGTGAGCGCCGCCGATCCGCGCACCACGGTGCCGGGCGCGCGGGAACGACCGGCCCGTTGGCGACCGGCCGCGGAACGGGATCCCGCCTTGGCCACCTCTCCGGGGGCGGCGATCCGCACCGGGATATTGCGGCCGGGAATGTGACTGGCGTAACATCCAGGGGAATCGAAGCGGTTCGACGCCAGGAGGCGCAGGTGCGGATCTCGGATGTGGCCAGGCACGCCGGAGTGTCGCCGAGCACCGTCTCCTACGTCCTCAGCGGCAAGCGGTCGATCTCGCCGAGCACGCGGGAACGCGTGCTCGCGAGCATCGCGAGCCTCGGCTACCAGCCGCACGCCGGTGCGCGCGCCCTGGCCAGCAGCCGCTCCAATGTGATCGCCCTGATGCTCCCGTTGCGTCCGGGCATTCACGTACCGGTGGTGATGCAGTTCGCGGTCTCGGTCGTGACCAGCGCGCGCGGCCACGAGCACGACGTCCTGCTGCTCACCCAGGCCGAAGGGGAGGACGGGCTGCGCCGCGTCGTGGGGTCCTCCATGGTCGACGGCGTCATCGTGATGGACGTGCAGATGGACGATCCGCGGATCTCCGCGCTGCGCGCACTGTCCCACCCTTCGGTGCTGATCGGTATCCCGGCCGACACCACCGGACTGACCTGCGTCGACCTCGACTTCGACGCGGCTGGCCAGGCGTGCGTCGAGCACCTCGCCGATCTCGGGCACCGCGATATCGCCCTGGTCGGCCAGCCCCCCTCGGTCTACGAGCGCCGCACCGGGTTCGCCGAGCGGACCCTCACCGGATTCGAGCGGGCGGCCCGGGAACGCGGCGTGCGCTCGGTCGTGCTGCCGTGCGGGGCTCAGCCCGCCGCGGTGACCGCCACGACGAACCGGTTGTTCCGCGAGAACCCTGACGTCACCGGTGTGGTCGTGCACAACGAACCGGCCGTGTCCCCGCTGCTGGAGGCCGCCGTCGCCACCGGACGCCGGGTGCCCACCGACCTCTCGGTGGTCGGCATCGGCACCGACGACCTCGCCTCCGAGACGCAGCCGCCGCTCACCCAGGTGAGCCTGCCCGCCGAGGAGCTGGGCGGGCGCTCGGTCGCACTGCTGATGGACAAGCTGAACGACGCCGACCCGCCCGAGGTCACCCTGCTTCCCCCGCGCCTGACCACACGGTCGAGCACCGCCGCCCGACCGGCCTAGCCCTCCCACGCCACCCGATCCGCCGCACCACCGTCCACTCGCAACTATCCCCCGAATGAGCGCTAATCGAAGCGCTTCGACTCCCACTAAGGAGTACTGATGCACACGAAACCCGCCAACGGTACCCGCAGGCTTCGCGCGCCCTCCGCGCTGATGGCGGCCGGGCTGCTCACTCTGGGCACCGCCTGTTCGGCCAGCGACGACGGTGACGTCACCACGCTCACGTCCATCGACTACAACCTCGCCGAGCCGCAGAACGGCTCCACCCAGGCCATGCTGGACGAGTGCGGTGAGCAGGCCGGGGTGGAGATCGAGCGCGACGCCCAGCCCCGCGACCAGCTCATGCCCAGCCTGCTCCAGGGGGCCTCCCAGCAGGAGCTGCCCGACCTGATGCTGATCGACAACCCCGACCTGCCCCAGGTGGCGGCCACCGGGGCGCTGCTGCCGCTCGAAGAGGCCGGCGTCGACACCGACGGCTTCTACGACAGCGCGCTGGAGATCGGCCGCCACGACGACACCCTCTACGGGATCACCGCCGGGGTGAACGGCCTGGCCCTGTTCACCAACACCGCCATGCTCGAGGACGCCGACGTGGACCCGCCGGCCACCTGGGAGGAGCTCAGCGACGCCGCCGACGAACTCACCGAGGGCGACACCAGCGGGTACGCGTTCTCGGCCATCGGACACGAGGAGGGCACCTTCAACTTCGAGCCGTTCCTGTGGAGCAACGGCGGAAGCCTCACCGAGCTGGACTCTCCGGAGGCGGTCGAGGCACTGGACTTCTGGTCGCGGATGGTCGAGGACGGCTCCGTCTCCCAGTCGGTCGTGAACTGGTCCCAGGCCGACGTCAACGACCAGTTCCTCGGTGAGCACGTCGCCATGATGGTCAACGGTTCCTGGCAGATCCCGGTCCTCGACGAAGAGGGCCTGGAGTACGGCGTCTCCCCGCTGCCGGTACCCGAGTCCGGAGACGACCCCGCCACGCCGATGGGCGGTGAGGTGTGGGCGGTCGCCCAGAACGGCGGCGAGCGCGAGGAACTCGCCGTCGAGGTCCTCCAGTGCCTGCTCGGCGACGACAACCTGACCGAGTGGGCGGAGCTGAACGCCTACGTCCCGGCGAAGGAGGACCTGGCCGACCAGATGGCCGAGGACAACCCGGAGATGGCGCCGTTCGTCGAGTCGGTTCCCACCGCCCAGTCCCGCACCGCCGAGCTGGGCGAGGACTACCCGGAGGTCTCCGGCGCGATCGCCGATGCCATCCAGGAGGCGCTGGCCGGGTCCGGTTCGGCCGAGGAGGCCCTCGGCCAGGCGCAGCAGTCGGTACCGACGTCCTGATGGTCGCCCGAATCGGATTCGTCGCGCCGATCGTCGTCTACCTGGTTCTGTTCTTCGGGTACCCGCTCGTCTCGAACATCACGATGGCGATGCGGGAGTTCACCGCGGCGTCCTTCTACACCGGCGAGGCGCCCTTCGTCGGATTCGAGAACTACGCCGCGGTGATCGGCGATCCCGTGTTCGGTACAGCGCTGCTGAACACCGCCGTGTTCACCATCGCCTCGCTGGCGTTCCAGTTCGCCATCGGGCTGGGCCTGGCGGTGTTCTTCCAGCGCTACTTCCCGCTCAACGGGGTGCTGCGCTCGCTGCTGCTGCTCCCCTGGCTGCTGCCGCTGGTCGTGTCGGGCACCGTGTGGCGGTGGATCTACGACCAGGAGTACGGCGTGCTCAACCAGGTCCTGCTGGGCGCGGGAGTGATCGACACGGCCATGCCCTGGCTGTCCAGCACCTCCATGGCGCTCACAGCGGTGACGGTCGCCAACATCTGGGTCGGCATCCCGTTCAACATGGTCATCCTCTACGGCGGTCTCCAGGGGATCCCCGCCCAGCTCTACGAGGCGGCGGCACTGGACGGCGCCGGCCCGTGGAAACGGTTCAGCGCCGTCACCTGGCCGCTGCTGCGCCCGGTGAGCGCGGTGGTGCTGATGCTCGGCCTCGTGTACACGCTGAAGGTCTTCGACGTGATCATGGTGCTCACCCAGGGCGGCCCGGCCAACGCCACCCAGACCCTGACCACCTGGTCCTACTCCCTGTCGTTCCAGGACCTGGACTTCGGCGCGGGGGCGGCCACCGGCAACATGCTGATCCTCCTCGCCCTGGTGTTCGCGGTCTTCTACCTGCGTTCGACCCGGCAGTCCGCGGGTGCCGCGGCCCGGGAGGCACCTCGCCGGCGGGTCCCGCGCCTACCGCGCGGCCGCTCGGCGACCGGCGGGGCGCGCGCTTCCGTGGCCGCGGCGGGAGAGCCCTCTGCCACCGAGCAGGAAAGGAGCTAGCCGTGGCCGTGCACATGCGCGTCCGGCGGGCATTCCGCACCGTCATCGCCATCATGATCGTCGGAGTACTGCTCTTCCCGCTGTACTGGATGGTCAACGCGTCGCTGCAGCCGAGCTCCGCCCTGCTGGAGACACCGCCGCGCTGGTTCCCTGTTGGCGGCACCCTCGACGGCTACCGCCAGGCCCTCCAATCGCAGGGCCGCCCGCTGATCAACAGCATGGTCATCGCCGCGGGGACGGTGCTGCTCACGCTGGTGCTCTCGGTGCCGGCGGCCTACGCGCTCAGCCGGTTCCGGCTGCCGGGTGCGGGGGCGCTGCTGTTCGCCCTGCTGCTGGT includes the following:
- a CDS encoding fumarylacetoacetate hydrolase family protein codes for the protein MYLATISSENGAVPVAVDQARGVAAVRDVIPGAPHTTMGVIEQVASDEFVSAVRSAPDSVFRPLDGARFEAPYRHPHKIWGIGLNYVEHAADLTESVPDEPASFMKGDHTIIGAEEPIPIPAQSERVTAEAELGLVMGRHCYGVDEGSALEHVWGVCTVLDQTTEDILARNPRFLTRSKNFPGFFSFGPAIVPLSEVGPLADLEVSTLLNGEVHRKNRVALMRYSPEFLVAFHSQVMPFFPGDLLSTGTPGAAHIRAGDRAGCVIPGVGELSNPVTGA
- a CDS encoding LacI family DNA-binding transcriptional regulator, with translation MRISDVARHAGVSPSTVSYVLSGKRSISPSTRERVLASIASLGYQPHAGARALASSRSNVIALMLPLRPGIHVPVVMQFAVSVVTSARGHEHDVLLLTQAEGEDGLRRVVGSSMVDGVIVMDVQMDDPRISALRALSHPSVLIGIPADTTGLTCVDLDFDAAGQACVEHLADLGHRDIALVGQPPSVYERRTGFAERTLTGFERAARERGVRSVVLPCGAQPAAVTATTNRLFRENPDVTGVVVHNEPAVSPLLEAAVATGRRVPTDLSVVGIGTDDLASETQPPLTQVSLPAEELGGRSVALLMDKLNDADPPEVTLLPPRLTTRSSTAARPA
- a CDS encoding winged helix-turn-helix transcriptional regulator, producing the protein MKWSEIGGTPCSVARALSVVGDRWVMLVLREAFLGVRRFEDFHARINMSRRVLAERLAALVDEGILERRAYSDRPERFEYRLTAKGRDLYPVITALLTWGDRWMADPEGPAVELVHNPCGTAIHPVQACPQCGGELHPRDMTPVVKRDLGAA
- a CDS encoding sugar ABC transporter substrate-binding protein, giving the protein MHTKPANGTRRLRAPSALMAAGLLTLGTACSASDDGDVTTLTSIDYNLAEPQNGSTQAMLDECGEQAGVEIERDAQPRDQLMPSLLQGASQQELPDLMLIDNPDLPQVAATGALLPLEEAGVDTDGFYDSALEIGRHDDTLYGITAGVNGLALFTNTAMLEDADVDPPATWEELSDAADELTEGDTSGYAFSAIGHEEGTFNFEPFLWSNGGSLTELDSPEAVEALDFWSRMVEDGSVSQSVVNWSQADVNDQFLGEHVAMMVNGSWQIPVLDEEGLEYGVSPLPVPESGDDPATPMGGEVWAVAQNGGEREELAVEVLQCLLGDDNLTEWAELNAYVPAKEDLADQMAEDNPEMAPFVESVPTAQSRTAELGEDYPEVSGAIADAIQEALAGSGSAEEALGQAQQSVPTS
- a CDS encoding carbohydrate ABC transporter permease; this translates as MVARIGFVAPIVVYLVLFFGYPLVSNITMAMREFTAASFYTGEAPFVGFENYAAVIGDPVFGTALLNTAVFTIASLAFQFAIGLGLAVFFQRYFPLNGVLRSLLLLPWLLPLVVSGTVWRWIYDQEYGVLNQVLLGAGVIDTAMPWLSSTSMALTAVTVANIWVGIPFNMVILYGGLQGIPAQLYEAAALDGAGPWKRFSAVTWPLLRPVSAVVLMLGLVYTLKVFDVIMVLTQGGPANATQTLTTWSYSLSFQDLDFGAGAATGNMLILLALVFAVFYLRSTRQSAGAAAREAPRRRVPRLPRGRSATGGARASVAAAGEPSATEQERS
- a CDS encoding SRPBCC family protein; its protein translation is MPTNVHPLAVEVEARIAAAPENVWEFVSDITVPARFSGELQKVEWLDGATAPSVGARFTGHNHNTRLGEWSTVSEVAEFDPPRAFVWRVVGAEDALATWRFDLVPESSGATLLRHHVRTGPAFTPLDDFIARNPDKKEKAISVRREALQTNMRATVEGVRGLCEDA